One part of the Cottoperca gobio chromosome 14, fCotGob3.1, whole genome shotgun sequence genome encodes these proteins:
- the htr3a gene encoding 5-hydroxytryptamine receptor 3A produces the protein MDIVDGYGGYGCEASRGLPSERQAHFHSRRRKPLNCHHETLISLDSTLKKPGSSPGRFANATLVRLSEFLSAGYKKGVRPVKDWRTSTIVAIDLMVYSILNVDEKNQVLTTYVWYRQSWTDEFLVWNPEDFDEVKQVSLPTANVWVPDILINEFVDVGKSPDIPYVYVTHDGLVRNYKPIQVVTACTLNIYNFPFDVQKCSLTFQSWLHTIDDINITLMRSPEELREDKSVFMNQGEWELLHILSNYKIFSVDNDDYYAEMKFHVVIRRRPLFYTVNLLLPSIFLMVMDIVGFYLPPDSGERVSFKITLLLGYSVFLIIVSDTLPATAIGTPLIGVYFVVCMALLVISLTETVLIVRLVHKQDLQPPVPDWVKYLVLERAPVLFCIHKKHRLCSTLSSQGVDLEHYKDNNYGTAQCSLHHTCEIGRRVSHHDRESGLLGLGLPPSRDPTPPVMDNILQEVTAIRHFLEKRDRCREVAKEWLQVGYVLDVLLFRVYLVAVVAYSITLGTLWSVWQVA, from the exons ATGGATATAGTGGATGGATATGGAGGATATGGGTGTGAGGCATCCCGAGGCCTTCCATCAGAGCGGCAGGCACACTTCCACAGCAGGAGAAGGAAACCGCTGAACTGCCACCATGAGACTCTCATCAGCCTGGACAGCACTC tgaaGAAACCAGGCAGCAGCCCGGGAAGATTTGCCAACGCCACATTAGTGCGACTATCCGAGTTTTTGAGTGCGGGGTATAAGAAGGGAGTGCGACCTGTGAAAGACTGGAGGACGTCCACTATAGTGGCCATAGACCTCATGGTTTACTCCATCCTCAATGTG GATGAGAAGAACCAGGTGTTGACAACATATGTGTGGTACAGACAG TCGTGGACGGATGAATTCCTGGTGTGGAACCCAGAAGACTTTGATGAAGTCAAACAAGTTTCTTTACCTACTGCTAATGTGTGGGTGCCCGACATCCTCATCAACGAGTT TGTAGATGTGGGGAAGTCTCCAGACATACCTTATGTCTATGTGACACACGATGGACTTGTGCGCAACTACAAACCCATCCAGGTGGTCACAGCCTGCACTCTCAACATCTACAACTTCCCATTTGATGTCCAGAAATGCAGCCTCACCTTCCAGAGCTGGCTACATACCA TTGACGACATCAACATCACCCTGATGCGAAGCCCTGAGGAGCTCAGGGAGGACAAGAGTGTCTTCATGAACCAAGGAGAGTGGGAGCTGCTCCATATACTGTCCAACTACAAGATCTTCAGTGTGGACAATGACGACTACTATGCTGAGATGAAGTTCCAT GTGGTGATCCGACGGCGGCCGTTGTTCTACACTGTCAACCTGCTGCTGCCCAGCATCTTCTTGATGGTGATGGACATTGTGGGTTTCTACCTGCCGCCGGACAGTGGAGAGAGGGTTTCCTTCAAGATCACTTTGCTGCTAGGCTACTCTGTCTTCCTCATCATTGTATCTGACACTCTGCCTGCCACCGCCATAGGAACTCCGCTCATAG GTGTGTACTTTGTGGTTTGCATGGCCCTGCTGGTGATCAGCCTGACAGAAACCGTGCTGATTGTGCGCCTGGTCCACAAGCAGGACCTGCAGCCCCCTGTGCCCGACTGGGTGAAGTACCTGGTGCTGGAAAGAGCTCCGGTCCTCTTCTGCATCCACAAGAAGCACCGCCTCTGCTCCACACTGTCCTCCCAGGGCGTCGACCTAGAGCACTACAAGGACAACAACTATGGGACTG CCCAGTGCTCCCTCCACCACACCTGTGAGATAGGCCGAAGGGTCAGCCACCATGACAGAGAAAGCGGGCTGCTCGGACTGGGCCTGCCCCCCTCCAGGGACCCCACCCCGCCTGTCATGGACAACATCCTGCAGGAAGTCACAGCGATACGCCACTTCCTGGAGAAGAGGGACAGGTGCCGGGAAGTTGCCAAGGAGTGGCTGCAGGTCGGCTACGTGCTGGACGTGCTGCTCTTCAGAGTTTACTTGGTGGCCGTGGTGGCCTACAGCATCACACTGGGCACGCTGTGGTCAGTGTGGCAGGTCGCCTGA